The Agrobacterium vitis genome has a segment encoding these proteins:
- a CDS encoding 2-hydroxycarboxylate transporter family protein, which yields MSSISDSDHNSGSSQTGQKNERLQDNTPLQPGSANGWRERWWRIVDMKIGVVPVPIYILLFVLIAAFTATGKVPSDLTMSIAILSFGGFFFMQLGRWLPWLGMMGGAAILCFVVPSAMVFYGLIPPPVAEAIDSFVKSSNFLYMYIAAIIVGSILSMDRSVLIAGFFKIFVPLAISSITAMLVGTLVGVVMGMTFEHSLFFVVLPIMAGGLGEGAIPLSMGYSGVLSQPQNEIFAQIIPVVMLGSFTAVVICGLLNVLGKRYPHLTGEGRLQAGLLNIDINGKKPGEQPVDRAMIATAGVTIVTFYLVGVLAQRLLDFPAPITMLFLVVIAKLGQLVSPSLEDGGREVYAFFSRIVTWPLLFAMGISYTPWQSFISAFTLQTVVTVVSTVLTLIGTGFLSARLVKMFPIDVAVVVGCHSGQGGTGDIAILTAANRMSLMPFSQIATRIGGAITVTCAILAFQHLV from the coding sequence GTGTCATCAATTTCAGATAGCGATCATAATTCAGGGTCTTCACAGACCGGTCAAAAAAACGAACGACTGCAAGATAACACGCCTCTTCAACCAGGCTCGGCCAATGGCTGGCGTGAACGATGGTGGCGGATCGTCGATATGAAGATCGGCGTCGTTCCTGTTCCAATCTATATTCTGCTCTTCGTGCTGATTGCCGCTTTCACCGCGACCGGCAAAGTCCCCTCAGACCTGACCATGTCGATTGCCATTCTGTCCTTTGGTGGTTTCTTCTTCATGCAGCTCGGTCGCTGGCTGCCATGGCTCGGCATGATGGGGGGAGCGGCGATCCTGTGTTTCGTCGTACCGTCCGCCATGGTGTTTTACGGCCTCATCCCGCCGCCGGTTGCCGAGGCGATCGACAGTTTCGTCAAGAGCTCCAATTTCCTCTATATGTATATTGCCGCCATCATTGTCGGCAGCATCCTCAGCATGGATCGTAGCGTGCTGATTGCCGGGTTTTTCAAGATTTTCGTGCCTTTGGCGATCAGCTCGATAACCGCCATGCTGGTTGGCACCCTGGTTGGTGTCGTCATGGGAATGACCTTCGAGCATAGCCTGTTTTTCGTCGTGCTTCCCATCATGGCCGGAGGCCTGGGCGAAGGCGCAATCCCTCTATCCATGGGCTATTCCGGCGTTCTGTCTCAGCCGCAGAACGAGATTTTCGCGCAGATTATTCCCGTCGTCATGCTCGGCAGCTTCACAGCCGTGGTGATATGTGGGCTTCTGAATGTGCTTGGAAAACGCTATCCTCACCTCACTGGCGAAGGCCGGTTGCAGGCAGGCCTGCTGAATATCGACATTAACGGCAAAAAACCGGGTGAACAGCCGGTGGACCGCGCGATGATTGCCACAGCCGGCGTCACCATCGTCACCTTCTATCTGGTGGGTGTTCTCGCCCAGCGGCTTCTGGATTTTCCAGCCCCAATCACCATGCTGTTTCTGGTGGTGATTGCCAAACTGGGTCAATTGGTCTCGCCAAGCCTGGAAGACGGCGGACGGGAAGTTTACGCGTTTTTCTCGCGCATCGTGACCTGGCCCCTGCTGTTTGCCATGGGCATTTCCTACACGCCATGGCAATCCTTTATCAGCGCCTTTACCCTGCAAACGGTGGTCACGGTGGTCAGCACCGTGCTGACATTGATCGGCACCGGATTTCTGTCCGCCCGTCTGGTCAAGATGTTTCCCATCGACGTCGCCGTTGTGGTCGGCTGTCATAGCGGCCAGGGCGGTACCGGCGATATCGCCATTCTGACCGCCGCCAACCGGATGAGCCTGATGCCATTTTCGCAAATTGCCACCCGCATCGGCGGCGCCATCACAGTCACCTGCGCCATCCTGGCTTTCCAGCATCTGGTTTAA
- a CDS encoding DUF2778 domain-containing protein has product MAFAVDFFPSTGRTVTGRSGRAKSVLVPRLMSGAALVGGSLAAGLWVAVTFSTLHGVGFSQASVSSPFSRDMAAEFRNSLVLPKPPVAAARRDEVRSAQVVKEKMAQVRQEIAALSTPVSRPLDLAGRAILEQALAVSIAERALAQRWSNDTGSQVAEAVAAKPQPVQATAMPPQQVAEAILKTAPPLGQINQPLSAQLQPVATALVADRGRDPVAPLQAGPVTIASAEPPAAAKPMQVAMLPDVVPAPINRPKSDPFREVLVAPKPETEADTDTSARPQPKTIPLKSAPEKTAPKTVMAYARSQEVMDDDESPSIFRKRASLPGRGSGVAVYDISSATVYMPNGEKLVAHSGRGENRDNPRSVHIKNRGATPPNIYRLTLRESLFHGVEALRMTPVGGNNMYGRDGFLTHTFLLRVRGDSSGCVVFQEYPRFLAAYKRGDIKTLIVVPTVAELPKYMAKL; this is encoded by the coding sequence ATGGCGTTCGCGGTCGATTTCTTTCCCAGCACTGGCAGAACCGTTACTGGTAGGTCCGGGCGCGCAAAATCCGTCCTGGTTCCCAGGCTGATGTCCGGCGCGGCGCTCGTCGGCGGTAGCCTTGCCGCCGGTCTTTGGGTCGCCGTGACATTCAGCACTTTGCACGGTGTCGGGTTTTCACAAGCCTCTGTCTCCTCTCCCTTTTCGAGGGATATGGCGGCGGAATTCCGCAACAGCCTGGTTTTGCCAAAGCCGCCGGTCGCGGCTGCAAGGCGGGACGAGGTCCGATCTGCCCAGGTGGTGAAGGAAAAGATGGCGCAGGTCCGCCAGGAGATCGCAGCCCTTTCCACTCCGGTTTCCAGGCCGCTTGACCTCGCCGGACGCGCTATCCTCGAACAGGCGCTGGCAGTCTCCATTGCCGAACGGGCATTGGCGCAGCGCTGGAGCAACGATACCGGCAGCCAGGTCGCCGAGGCCGTGGCGGCAAAGCCGCAGCCAGTTCAAGCAACTGCGATGCCGCCACAGCAGGTTGCTGAGGCGATCCTGAAGACGGCGCCGCCACTTGGCCAGATAAATCAACCCTTGTCCGCGCAATTGCAGCCGGTCGCTACCGCCCTGGTCGCAGACCGCGGTCGTGATCCCGTCGCTCCGCTACAAGCTGGCCCCGTGACGATTGCTTCGGCTGAACCGCCAGCCGCCGCCAAGCCAATGCAGGTGGCCATGCTGCCGGATGTGGTGCCAGCGCCGATCAACCGGCCCAAGAGCGATCCTTTCCGCGAAGTCCTGGTTGCACCCAAGCCTGAGACAGAAGCCGACACAGACACCTCTGCCCGGCCGCAACCGAAGACCATTCCGCTGAAATCCGCGCCGGAAAAAACCGCGCCGAAGACAGTGATGGCCTATGCCCGCTCACAGGAGGTGATGGACGATGATGAAAGCCCGTCGATCTTCCGCAAGCGCGCCTCATTGCCCGGTCGCGGCAGCGGTGTTGCCGTCTATGATATTTCCAGCGCCACGGTCTATATGCCGAATGGCGAAAAGCTGGTAGCGCATTCCGGCCGCGGCGAAAATCGCGACAATCCGCGCTCCGTTCACATCAAGAACCGTGGTGCGACCCCGCCGAATATCTATCGGCTGACCCTGCGCGAAAGCTTGTTCCATGGTGTCGAGGCCTTACGCATGACGCCGGTTGGCGGCAACAACATGTATGGCCGCGATGGCTTCCTCACCCATACATTCCTGCTGCGGGTGCGCGGCGATTCCAGTGGCTGCGTGGTGTTCCAGGAATATCCGCGCTTCCTGGCCGCCTACAAGCGCGGCGATATCAAGACGCTGATCGTTGTGCCGACCGTGGCTGAACTGCCGAAATACATGGCAAAGCTGTAA
- a CDS encoding ABC transporter ATP-binding protein, translated as MASLVLKDIRKAYGQVKVLHGIDLDIAKGEFVVFVGPSGCGKSTLLRMIAGLEDITSGEMRIDDQIVNDVPPSKRGIAMVFQSYALYPHMTVYDNMAFGMRIAGESKQEIERRVRAAAAILQLEPYLDRLPKALSGGQRQRVAIGRAICRDPKVFLFDEPLSNLDAALRVATRIEIARLHEQMSDTTMIYVTHDQVEAMTLADRIVVLSAGRIEQVGAPLELYERPANLFVAQFIGSPAMNILPATIVEAGSETRIALKDRSTLSVPIAVPTEDAGKAASFGVRPEDLTIAAEGPALFEGTVSLVEALGEVTMLYVDGPVEGQPVVVKLPGIAKVARGDRLRFAAEGEKLHLFDAQGQSYKR; from the coding sequence ATGGCAAGCTTGGTCCTGAAAGACATTCGCAAGGCCTATGGACAGGTCAAGGTGCTGCACGGCATCGACCTAGATATCGCCAAGGGCGAGTTCGTGGTGTTTGTCGGTCCGTCCGGCTGCGGTAAATCCACACTTTTGCGGATGATTGCCGGGCTGGAGGACATTACCAGCGGCGAGATGCGCATTGACGACCAGATCGTCAATGACGTACCGCCCTCCAAGCGCGGCATTGCCATGGTCTTCCAGTCCTATGCGCTCTACCCGCATATGACCGTCTATGACAACATGGCTTTCGGCATGCGGATCGCCGGTGAAAGCAAACAGGAGATCGAACGGCGGGTGCGCGCCGCCGCCGCCATTTTGCAATTAGAACCCTATCTCGACCGCCTGCCCAAGGCCTTGTCGGGCGGCCAGCGCCAGCGTGTGGCCATCGGACGGGCGATCTGCCGTGATCCGAAGGTCTTTCTGTTCGACGAACCGCTCTCCAATCTCGATGCAGCCCTTCGCGTCGCCACCCGGATTGAAATCGCCCGTCTGCACGAACAGATGTCCGATACCACGATGATCTATGTCACCCATGATCAGGTCGAGGCGATGACGCTGGCCGACCGGATTGTCGTGTTGTCGGCGGGCCGGATCGAACAGGTCGGCGCGCCGCTGGAGCTTTACGAGCGCCCCGCCAATCTGTTCGTTGCGCAGTTTATCGGTTCGCCCGCCATGAACATCCTGCCGGCCACCATCGTCGAGGCCGGGTCTGAAACGCGCATCGCGCTCAAGGATCGCTCAACCCTGTCGGTGCCGATTGCTGTGCCTACAGAAGATGCAGGCAAGGCGGCCAGTTTCGGGGTAAGGCCGGAGGATTTGACCATTGCTGCCGAAGGCCCAGCGCTGTTTGAAGGCACCGTTTCCCTGGTCGAGGCCCTGGGCGAGGTGACAATGCTCTATGTTGACGGTCCGGTTGAAGGGCAGCCGGTGGTGGTGAAACTGCCGGGCATTGCCAAGGTTGCCAGGGGCGACCGGCTGCGCTTTGCCGCAGAGGGTGAAAAGCTACATCTTTTTGATGCGCAGGGGCAAAGCTACAAGCGTTGA
- the bglA gene encoding beta-galactosidase BglA has product MTAASDSVAMPDKDWWRGAVIYQIYPRSFQDSNGDGIGDLKGITARLPHVAGLGADAIWISPFFTSPMKDFGYDVSNYVDVDPMFGTLNDFDALIAEAHRLGIKVMIDLVISHTSDQHAWFVESRSSRINARSDWYVWSDPKPDGTPPNNWLSIFGGSAWQWDPSRMQYYLHNFLTSQPDLNMHNPHVQEAVLDAVRFWLKRGVDGFRLDTINFYFHDLALRDNPALDPERRNAATAPAVNPYNFQEHIYDKNQAENLEFLKRFRSVLDEFPAIAAVGEVGDSQYGLEIAGQYTSGGDKMQMCYAFEFLAPDPVTPALVANTQKAFQEAAPEGWACWAFSNHDVVRHVSRWGANVADRAAFAKQMAALLMTQRGSVCIYQGEELGLTEADIAFEDLQDPYGIEFWPEFKGRDGCRTPMVWDTLAKQSGFSAADKTWLPIPVEHSLNAVHVQEGHDDSVLEHYRRFLHFRRTQPALIKGEIAFHTVTETDLVYSRSLDGETVLCGFNMSAEPAELSLPDGNWQALDGHGFAGSVAGGKISLPAWGAWFGRG; this is encoded by the coding sequence ATGACTGCTGCTTCCGATAGTGTCGCAATGCCGGACAAGGACTGGTGGCGCGGCGCGGTCATCTATCAGATTTATCCCCGCTCGTTCCAGGATTCCAACGGCGATGGCATTGGCGACCTGAAAGGCATCACCGCCCGCCTGCCGCATGTGGCAGGACTCGGTGCCGATGCGATCTGGATTTCGCCGTTCTTCACCTCGCCGATGAAGGACTTTGGCTATGACGTATCCAATTACGTCGATGTCGATCCAATGTTCGGCACGCTCAACGATTTCGACGCACTGATTGCCGAAGCCCATCGCCTCGGCATCAAGGTGATGATCGATCTGGTGATCTCCCACACGTCAGACCAGCATGCATGGTTCGTCGAAAGCCGCTCCAGCCGCATCAATGCCAGGTCCGACTGGTATGTCTGGTCCGATCCGAAGCCGGATGGCACGCCGCCGAACAATTGGCTGTCGATTTTCGGCGGGTCCGCCTGGCAATGGGACCCGAGCCGGATGCAGTATTACCTGCACAACTTCCTGACCTCGCAGCCTGATCTCAACATGCATAATCCGCATGTGCAGGAGGCGGTGCTGGATGCGGTACGGTTCTGGCTGAAGCGTGGCGTTGACGGGTTCCGTTTGGACACCATCAATTTCTACTTTCACGACCTTGCCTTGCGCGACAATCCGGCCTTGGACCCCGAACGGCGCAATGCGGCGACGGCACCGGCGGTCAATCCCTATAATTTCCAGGAGCATATCTACGACAAGAACCAGGCGGAAAACCTGGAATTCCTCAAGCGATTCCGCTCCGTGCTGGATGAGTTTCCAGCGATTGCCGCCGTTGGCGAAGTCGGAGACAGCCAATATGGGCTGGAAATCGCCGGGCAATACACGTCCGGCGGCGACAAGATGCAGATGTGCTATGCCTTCGAATTCCTTGCGCCCGATCCGGTCACACCGGCGCTGGTCGCCAATACCCAGAAGGCCTTCCAGGAAGCCGCCCCTGAGGGCTGGGCTTGCTGGGCCTTTTCCAACCATGATGTTGTGCGCCATGTCAGCCGCTGGGGCGCCAACGTCGCCGATCGTGCTGCTTTCGCCAAGCAGATGGCCGCACTGCTGATGACCCAGCGTGGCTCGGTCTGTATCTATCAGGGCGAGGAATTGGGGCTGACCGAAGCCGATATCGCCTTCGAAGACCTTCAGGACCCCTATGGCATCGAATTCTGGCCGGAATTCAAGGGCCGCGATGGTTGCCGCACGCCGATGGTCTGGGATACGCTGGCCAAGCAGTCCGGTTTCAGCGCCGCCGACAAAACCTGGTTGCCGATCCCGGTCGAGCACAGCCTCAACGCTGTCCATGTCCAGGAAGGGCATGACGATAGCGTGCTGGAACACTATCGGCGTTTCCTGCATTTCCGCCGAACACAGCCAGCGCTGATCAAGGGCGAGATCGCCTTCCATACGGTGACGGAGACTGACCTCGTCTATTCCCGCAGCCTGGATGGAGAGACAGTATTGTGTGGCTTCAACATGTCTGCCGAACCGGCAGAACTGTCCTTGCCGGATGGAAATTGGCAGGCTCTGGATGGCCATGGTTTTGCCGGGAGTGTCGCAGGTGGCAAGATCAGCCTTCCAGCCTGGGGCGCCTGGTTCGGTCGCGGTTAA
- a CDS encoding carbohydrate ABC transporter permease — protein sequence MRTRALSPLNIAVHTTVLLLVLVWTIPTIGLLVTSLRDKNQIVASGWWTALTSSSQKGIFRAPGAEAQRQEGAAYVISGNVLEGGSGTVSAFGTSSLKPDEFKAGDTAQLKDGQTLSVAEDGTFKLTSNASFEGSRGQRIFFTSQQPPRFSLDNYRTVLNAEGIGKSFINSLTVAIPSTIIPILVAAFAAYALAWMPFPGRSLLQAAIIGLLVVPLQMSLIPLLRIYNDVGAFFGVPSKTYLGIWLAHMGFGLPCAIYLLRNYIAGLPREIIESARVDGASDFEIFIKIVLPLSYPALASFAIFQFLWTWNDLLVAMVFLGTGNEELVLTGRLVNLLGSRGANWEILTASAFITIIVPLLVFFVLQRYLVRGLLAGSVKGG from the coding sequence ATGCGCACACGGGCTCTCTCGCCGCTGAATATTGCGGTTCATACGACGGTGCTGCTGCTGGTTCTGGTCTGGACCATCCCGACCATCGGTCTGTTGGTGACATCGCTGCGCGACAAGAACCAGATCGTCGCCTCCGGCTGGTGGACGGCGCTGACCAGTTCCAGCCAGAAAGGTATTTTTCGCGCCCCCGGCGCTGAAGCGCAACGTCAGGAAGGCGCAGCTTACGTGATTTCAGGCAATGTGCTGGAGGGCGGGTCCGGCACGGTCAGTGCCTTCGGCACATCCAGTCTGAAGCCGGATGAGTTCAAGGCAGGAGACACGGCCCAGCTCAAGGACGGCCAGACACTATCAGTTGCCGAGGACGGCACCTTCAAGCTGACCTCGAATGCTTCCTTCGAGGGATCGCGCGGCCAGCGGATTTTCTTCACCTCCCAGCAACCGCCGCGTTTCAGCCTCGATAATTACCGAACGGTGTTGAATGCCGAGGGCATCGGCAAATCCTTCATCAATTCGCTGACGGTTGCCATTCCTTCCACCATCATTCCCATCCTGGTCGCTGCCTTTGCCGCTTATGCGCTGGCCTGGATGCCATTTCCGGGGCGATCACTGCTTCAGGCTGCCATTATCGGTTTATTGGTCGTCCCTTTGCAAATGTCGCTGATTCCACTCCTGCGGATTTATAATGATGTCGGGGCTTTCTTTGGCGTACCATCAAAAACCTATCTAGGCATCTGGTTGGCGCATATGGGGTTCGGCCTGCCGTGTGCCATCTATCTGCTGCGCAATTATATTGCTGGCCTGCCGCGTGAGATAATCGAATCGGCGCGGGTCGACGGTGCCAGCGATTTTGAGATCTTTATCAAGATCGTGCTGCCACTGTCCTATCCGGCGCTGGCCTCCTTCGCGATCTTCCAGTTTCTATGGACCTGGAACGACCTGCTGGTCGCCATGGTGTTTCTGGGCACCGGCAATGAGGAACTGGTGCTGACAGGCCGCCTCGTCAACCTGCTCGGCTCGCGCGGCGCCAATTGGGAAATTCTCACGGCATCCGCCTTCATCACCATTATCGTGCCGCTTTTGGTGTTTTTCGTGCTGCAACGCTATCTGGTGCGTGGCTTGCTGGCCGGCTCCGTCAAGGGTGGCTGA
- a CDS encoding carbohydrate ABC transporter permease — translation MEQLLYALITIVIGVGAALAYFFGSNFILDRLFPSNTPDLSRASRNLRIAGQIRPWLFLGPALLSLGIYLVYPLFSSIAYSVYDRSGTQFVGLDNYRWMIFDREFRESIFNNILWLIVVPTGATLFGLVIAALTDRIWWGNIAKSLIFMPMAISFVGASVIWKFVYDYRDANAEQIGLLNAIVVWFGGSPQVWISLPFWNNFFLMVILIWIQTGFAMVLLSAALRGIPEETIEAAVIDGANPWQIFMKIKVPQIWGTIAVVWTTITILVLKVFDIVLAMTNGQWQTQVLANLMFDWMFRGGGDFGRGAAIAVVIMLMVVPIMIWNIRNARREMGGH, via the coding sequence GTGGAACAGCTTTTATACGCATTGATCACCATCGTTATCGGCGTGGGTGCGGCGCTGGCCTATTTTTTCGGGTCAAACTTCATTCTCGACCGGCTGTTTCCCTCCAATACCCCGGATCTCTCCCGCGCCTCGCGCAATCTGCGGATCGCAGGCCAGATCAGGCCTTGGCTGTTTTTAGGTCCGGCGCTGCTGTCTCTTGGTATTTACCTGGTCTATCCGCTGTTTTCGTCGATTGCCTATTCGGTCTATGACCGGTCGGGAACCCAGTTTGTCGGTCTCGATAACTATCGCTGGATGATTTTCGACCGTGAATTCCGGGAATCGATCTTCAACAACATCCTCTGGCTGATCGTGGTGCCGACCGGCGCCACCCTGTTTGGCCTGGTGATCGCCGCGCTCACCGACCGGATTTGGTGGGGCAATATCGCCAAGTCACTTATTTTCATGCCGATGGCGATTTCCTTTGTTGGCGCCTCGGTCATCTGGAAATTCGTCTACGATTATCGCGACGCCAATGCCGAGCAGATTGGCCTTCTCAATGCCATCGTCGTCTGGTTCGGCGGGTCGCCGCAGGTGTGGATTTCCCTGCCGTTCTGGAACAATTTCTTTCTGATGGTCATCCTGATCTGGATTCAGACTGGCTTTGCCATGGTGCTGCTGTCGGCGGCGTTGCGCGGCATTCCCGAGGAAACCATTGAGGCTGCGGTCATCGATGGGGCCAATCCCTGGCAGATTTTCATGAAGATCAAGGTGCCGCAGATCTGGGGCACGATTGCCGTGGTCTGGACGACGATCACCATCCTGGTGCTGAAGGTCTTCGATATCGTGCTGGCGATGACCAATGGCCAATGGCAGACCCAGGTTCTCGCCAACCTGATGTTTGACTGGATGTTCCGGGGCGGCGGCGATTTCGGGCGAGGGGCCGCAATCGCGGTGGTCATCATGCTGATGGTCGTGCCAATCATGATCTGGAATATCCGCAATGCTCGCCGGGAAATGGGAGGCCATTGA
- a CDS encoding ABC transporter substrate-binding protein has protein sequence MKKHLLMGVAALCLIAGVANSAELKFKPGEDSKFNWKSYEEFSKSHQLKGQTITIFGPWRGEDQTLFESVLDYFRQATGADVKYSSSENYEQQIVIDTQAGSPPNVAILAQPGLVADLASKGALTPLGEENGPWLKDNFSAGQSWVDLSTFKGKDGKPQIYGFPYKIDIKSLIWYVPENFEDAGYDVPKSMEELKALTEKIAADGGTPWCIGLGSGGATGWPATDWVEDMMLRLYPADVYDKWVKNEIKFDDPQVVKAIEDYGWFSRNPKFVDGGAAGVASTDFRDSPKGLFTSPPKCYLHHQASFIPSFFPQGTVVGQDVDFFPTPNYASKPELGNPVEGAGTLAMITKDSPGARAFIDFIKTPIAHEVWMAQSGFLTAFKAANQDTYANDPLKKQGKILLDATTFRFDGSDLMPGKIGAGAFWTAMVDYAGGKSADEVAKGIQKSWDGLK, from the coding sequence GTGAAAAAACATCTGCTTATGGGAGTGGCCGCTCTGTGCTTGATCGCAGGCGTGGCAAATAGCGCCGAATTGAAGTTCAAGCCCGGCGAAGATTCCAAGTTCAACTGGAAGAGCTATGAGGAGTTTTCCAAGTCTCATCAATTGAAGGGCCAGACGATTACGATTTTCGGGCCTTGGCGTGGTGAAGACCAGACGCTGTTTGAAAGCGTGCTCGACTATTTCCGCCAGGCGACCGGCGCCGACGTTAAATATTCCTCCTCGGAAAACTACGAGCAGCAGATCGTTATCGACACCCAGGCCGGCAGCCCTCCCAATGTCGCCATTCTCGCCCAGCCCGGTCTGGTCGCCGATCTCGCCTCCAAGGGTGCGTTGACGCCGTTGGGTGAGGAGAATGGGCCGTGGCTGAAGGACAATTTCTCCGCCGGTCAGTCCTGGGTCGATCTTTCCACCTTCAAGGGCAAGGACGGCAAACCGCAGATCTATGGCTTCCCCTACAAGATCGATATCAAGTCGCTGATCTGGTATGTGCCTGAGAATTTCGAGGATGCGGGCTATGACGTGCCCAAGTCGATGGAAGAGTTGAAGGCGCTGACCGAAAAGATCGCTGCCGATGGCGGCACGCCCTGGTGCATCGGGCTTGGCTCTGGCGGTGCGACAGGTTGGCCCGCGACCGATTGGGTCGAGGATATGATGCTGCGGCTCTATCCAGCCGATGTCTACGACAAGTGGGTGAAGAACGAGATCAAGTTCGACGATCCGCAAGTGGTCAAGGCCATTGAGGACTATGGCTGGTTCTCGCGCAATCCGAAATTCGTCGATGGCGGCGCCGCGGGCGTGGCCTCCACCGATTTCCGCGACAGCCCGAAGGGCCTGTTTACCTCCCCGCCGAAATGCTACCTGCATCATCAGGCATCCTTTATTCCGTCCTTCTTCCCGCAGGGCACGGTTGTTGGCCAGGATGTCGATTTCTTCCCGACCCCGAATTACGCCAGCAAGCCTGAACTCGGAAATCCGGTCGAAGGGGCAGGTACCCTGGCGATGATCACCAAGGATTCGCCCGGTGCACGCGCCTTCATTGACTTCATCAAGACCCCGATCGCCCATGAGGTCTGGATGGCGCAATCCGGCTTCCTGACCGCCTTTAAGGCGGCCAACCAGGACACCTATGCCAACGACCCCTTGAAGAAACAGGGCAAGATCCTGCTCGACGCCACCACGTTCCGGTTTGACGGTTCCGACCTGATGCCGGGCAAGATCGGTGCAGGCGCCTTCTGGACCGCCATGGTCGATTATGCCGGCGGCAAATCCGCCGACGAAGTCGCCAAGGGCATCCAGAAATCCTGGGACGGACTGAAATAA
- a CDS encoding LacI family DNA-binding transcriptional regulator, whose product MNLKQLSQMLGLSQTTISRALNGYPEVNEETRQRVAKAAAETGYRPNRAALRLATGKAGSLGLVMPISPDRSSDIHFAEFQSGLAETCLQHEFHFVIIPAHPQAEEQAIRGLVGSGAVDAFYLAYLRANDPRIAMAKSLSVPFIVHGRSQGIAEDYPYLDIDNEGAFRQATDLMIGLGHRRFALLNGPADLDFALRRLQGTQKALAAAGLVLPPEAISHTLMTDEWGYRKMSALLHQPERPTAVLCASTVLALGAVRAINDAGLTVGQDISLVAHDDDLPLLKPEHFRVPLTTTRSSLRDAGRRVAQRLIADIAQPPNGPPLQEIWQAELVIRASTGPAPGK is encoded by the coding sequence GTGAATTTGAAGCAATTGTCGCAAATGCTCGGCCTGTCGCAGACGACGATCAGCCGGGCATTGAACGGCTATCCGGAGGTCAACGAAGAGACCCGCCAGCGGGTTGCCAAGGCCGCGGCAGAGACCGGCTACCGGCCAAACCGCGCAGCCCTGCGGCTGGCAACCGGCAAGGCCGGTTCGCTCGGACTGGTCATGCCGATTTCGCCGGATCGCAGCTCTGACATCCATTTCGCGGAATTCCAGAGCGGGCTTGCTGAGACCTGTCTTCAGCATGAATTTCACTTCGTGATCATTCCGGCCCATCCCCAGGCGGAAGAGCAGGCCATTCGCGGCCTGGTCGGCAGCGGCGCGGTCGATGCCTTTTACCTCGCCTATCTCAGGGCCAATGATCCGCGCATTGCCATGGCGAAATCGCTTTCGGTGCCCTTCATCGTGCATGGCCGCTCTCAGGGCATTGCCGAGGACTATCCCTATCTTGATATCGACAATGAAGGCGCTTTCCGGCAGGCGACGGATCTGATGATCGGGCTTGGCCACCGCCGATTTGCGCTTTTGAACGGCCCGGCAGACCTCGATTTCGCCCTGCGCCGATTGCAAGGCACGCAAAAGGCGCTTGCAGCCGCAGGCCTTGTCCTGCCGCCGGAGGCAATCAGCCATACATTGATGACCGACGAATGGGGCTACCGGAAGATGAGCGCCCTACTCCATCAGCCAGAGCGTCCGACCGCAGTCCTCTGCGCCAGTACAGTGCTGGCGCTGGGGGCTGTGCGAGCCATCAACGATGCCGGGCTGACGGTGGGTCAGGATATTTCGCTGGTCGCCCATGACGACGACCTGCCGCTGCTAAAGCCGGAGCATTTCCGGGTGCCGCTCACCACGACACGCTCGTCGCTGAGGGACGCTGGAAGGCGGGTTGCGCAACGGCTGATCGCCGACATTGCCCAGCCCCCGAACGGGCCGCCCCTCCAGGAAATTTGGCAGGCCGAACTGGTGATCCGGGCCTCGACCGGGCCAGCGCCTGGAAAATGA